One window of Phycisphaeraceae bacterium genomic DNA carries:
- a CDS encoding acyl-CoA desaturase has product MSDLPHHAHAAADAMDPGSVSQTNSMDLTRYAEAPGRRIRAANVFPYLSIHLVCIGLLWVGWSWAAVIACVALFFGRMFIITAFYHRYFSHRTFKTSRAVQFIAAFIGTTTAQRGPLWWAAHHRNHHRHSDHPPDVHSPGLWGLLWSHMGWFLSDDGIKTDWKQVPDWAKVPELVWLERWHLLGPVTLALGSFAAGSLLASLAPSLGTSGWQMFVWCFGVSTTLLYHGTFTINSLAHTIGRRRFATSDDSRNSFILSILTLGEGWHNNHHHYPGTVRQGFYWWEIDPTYYGLRAMQACGLVWDLRPVPAKVYEDAHSHAPRVREESIRMRRLRREARQSMNARRRTGEGAAS; this is encoded by the coding sequence GTGTCCGACTTACCCCATCACGCTCATGCCGCGGCTGACGCTATGGATCCGGGGTCCGTCTCGCAGACCAACAGCATGGACCTCACCCGCTACGCCGAAGCCCCTGGCCGACGAATCCGTGCCGCAAACGTCTTCCCCTATCTCTCGATCCACCTGGTCTGTATCGGGCTGCTCTGGGTCGGCTGGTCTTGGGCGGCTGTGATCGCCTGCGTTGCGCTCTTCTTCGGTCGCATGTTCATCATCACGGCGTTCTACCACCGCTACTTCTCCCATCGCACATTCAAGACCAGCCGCGCCGTCCAGTTCATCGCCGCTTTCATCGGCACAACAACAGCGCAGCGCGGCCCACTCTGGTGGGCGGCACATCATCGCAATCACCATCGCCACTCCGACCATCCCCCGGACGTCCACTCGCCCGGCCTGTGGGGCCTGCTCTGGTCCCACATGGGCTGGTTCCTCAGTGATGACGGCATCAAGACAGATTGGAAACAGGTCCCGGACTGGGCAAAGGTCCCCGAACTCGTCTGGCTCGAGCGATGGCACCTGCTCGGACCTGTCACCCTGGCTCTCGGCTCCTTCGCCGCAGGATCTCTCCTCGCATCATTGGCCCCTTCACTCGGAACCTCCGGATGGCAGATGTTCGTGTGGTGCTTCGGCGTATCAACAACACTCCTCTATCACGGCACGTTCACGATCAACTCGCTCGCACACACCATCGGACGCCGTCGCTTCGCTACATCCGACGACAGCCGGAACAGCTTCATCCTCTCCATCCTGACGCTCGGTGAAGGATGGCACAACAACCACCATCACTACCCCGGCACCGTCCGTCAGGGCTTCTATTGGTGGGAGATCGACCCCACGTACTACGGCCTTCGCGCCATGCAGGCGTGCGGCCTCGTCTGGGATCTTCGTCCCGTTCCGGCAAAGGTGTACGAAGACGCCCACTCTCACGCCCCGCGAGTACGAGAAGAATCCATACGCATGCGCCGACTCCGTCGCGAGGCCCGTCAGTCGATGAACGCCCGTCGCCGAACGGGTGAGGGGGCCGCGTCGTGA
- a CDS encoding DUF1365 domain-containing protein — protein sequence MRHRRFAPLVRTFTFPLYMLWLDLDEIEETMATGRLWGTDRRRRALALGRFKRSDYLGDAAKDLKQEVLTRVEDALGFRPNGPVRLLTHARQYGYAFNPVSFYYCFEHNQTTGTETLTSIVAEITNTPWKQRHAHVLDCRARAGAANAPPLCERRRPLRFKFDKVFHVSPFMPMGLAYDWAFSMPCSHEGSRLGIHMTLRETTHGESVQGMGTHGTPDRRVFDATLRLDRREIGPWTLDGMLLRFPLMTARVTLSIHLHALRLWLRRVPVFRHPGRRIASNHTHVPTDRPSGS from the coding sequence GTGAGACATCGTCGGTTTGCACCGCTCGTCCGCACATTCACTTTCCCCCTCTATATGCTCTGGCTCGATCTAGACGAGATCGAGGAGACCATGGCGACAGGCCGGCTGTGGGGAACCGATCGACGCAGACGAGCCCTGGCCCTTGGCAGATTCAAGCGCAGCGACTACCTCGGCGACGCCGCCAAGGACCTCAAGCAAGAGGTGCTGACTCGGGTCGAAGACGCGCTCGGCTTCCGGCCGAACGGCCCTGTGCGTCTGCTGACACACGCGAGACAGTACGGCTACGCCTTCAATCCCGTGAGCTTCTACTACTGCTTTGAACACAACCAGACGACCGGAACGGAGACTCTCACGTCGATCGTTGCCGAGATTACCAACACACCCTGGAAGCAGCGTCACGCACACGTCCTCGACTGTCGCGCCCGTGCCGGAGCTGCCAACGCACCGCCCCTCTGCGAGAGACGGCGACCTCTCCGCTTCAAGTTCGACAAGGTCTTCCACGTTTCGCCCTTCATGCCCATGGGGCTCGCCTATGACTGGGCATTCTCGATGCCATGCTCGCACGAGGGTTCTCGCCTCGGCATCCACATGACGCTGCGAGAGACCACACACGGTGAGAGCGTTCAAGGGATGGGCACGCATGGAACGCCCGATCGGCGTGTCTTTGACGCGACCCTGAGACTCGATCGCCGTGAGATCGGTCCTTGGACGCTCGACGGCATGCTCCTGCGATTCCCTTTGATGACCGCGCGCGTGACGCTCTCCATTCACTTGCACGCGCTCCGTCTCTGGTTACGTCGCGTTCCGGTCTTTCGACACCCCGGCCGTCGTATCGCCAGCAACCACACACATGTACCCACCGACCGTCCCAGTGGCTCGTGA
- a CDS encoding class I SAM-dependent methyltransferase: MTTFHAASERDIKRRTPTPLERAGQRIVRSTLSRITHGSLTVQDGEDSTVAGDRQKGPHVSVRILDPVFYKRVLIEGPAGAAESYIDGEWTCDDLAGLFELLLINRDALESTQSALSRTTARLAGLLNTVRRNSRAGSTRNIRAHYDLSNEFFALWLDPSMLYSAAYFERAEMSLEEAQLAKVDRCCSKLDLKPNDRLLEIGTGWGGAAIRAAERFGCSVVTTTISEQQFQLATARVRERGLQNRVSVVRLDYRDLERDYGRGSFNKILSIEMIEAVGHEYLPRYFQTISRMLTIDGLAVIQGIWIRDQRYDAARRTVDFLKRRIFPGSCLLGLTAVTRAVRDNTDLSLIHMDDMAPHYVRTLREWNRAFHARVNEIRSLGFDERFIRMWRYYFEYCEGAFRARHCGDYQFLLAKPLGRPSINSCEHP; this comes from the coding sequence ATGACAACATTCCACGCCGCGAGCGAGCGTGACATCAAGAGACGGACTCCAACGCCACTGGAACGCGCAGGCCAGCGGATTGTGCGCTCAACGCTCTCACGCATCACACATGGCTCACTCACGGTGCAGGACGGAGAAGACTCGACCGTCGCAGGTGACCGCCAGAAGGGACCTCACGTTTCAGTCAGAATCCTGGATCCGGTGTTCTACAAACGTGTGCTGATCGAGGGGCCGGCCGGTGCGGCGGAGTCATACATCGATGGAGAGTGGACGTGCGATGATCTGGCCGGGCTCTTCGAGCTGCTTCTGATCAACCGCGACGCGCTGGAATCCACTCAGTCCGCGCTCTCTCGCACGACAGCGCGATTGGCCGGCCTGCTCAACACGGTTCGACGCAACTCGCGGGCCGGAAGCACCCGCAACATCCGGGCCCACTACGACCTCTCAAACGAGTTCTTCGCGCTCTGGCTCGATCCCAGCATGCTCTACTCCGCGGCATACTTCGAGCGCGCCGAGATGTCGCTCGAAGAAGCCCAACTCGCGAAGGTCGATCGTTGCTGCTCAAAGCTCGACCTCAAGCCCAACGATCGCCTGCTCGAAATCGGCACCGGTTGGGGAGGAGCCGCCATCCGCGCCGCCGAACGCTTCGGATGCAGTGTTGTCACGACGACGATCTCGGAACAGCAGTTCCAGCTCGCGACTGCCCGCGTGCGAGAGCGCGGGCTTCAAAACAGGGTCAGCGTGGTCAGACTCGACTACCGAGACCTCGAACGCGACTACGGACGCGGCTCATTCAACAAGATTCTGTCGATTGAGATGATCGAAGCGGTCGGCCACGAATACCTCCCCCGCTACTTCCAGACAATCTCGCGTATGCTCACAATCGACGGGCTCGCCGTGATCCAGGGCATCTGGATCAGAGACCAGAGGTACGACGCTGCGCGGCGCACCGTGGACTTCCTCAAACGTCGAATCTTTCCCGGCTCATGCCTGCTCGGACTCACCGCTGTCACACGAGCCGTTCGAGACAACACAGACCTCTCACTCATCCACATGGACGACATGGCGCCGCACTATGTGCGGACACTCCGAGAATGGAACCGTGCGTTCCATGCTCGCGTGAACGAGATCCGATCGCTCGGGTTCGACGAACGCTTCATCAGAATGTGGCGATACTACTTCGAATACTGCGAGGGCGCGTTCCGCGCCAGGCACTGCGGTGATTACCAGTTTCTGCTCGCCAAACCACTGGGCAGACCGAGCATCAACTCCTGCGAACACCCCTGA
- a CDS encoding FAD-dependent oxidoreductase, with protein sequence MRIAIIGSGISGLVVAHRLHQEHDLTIYESAGHVGGHTRTLTIDHEGRGIPVDTGFIVFNTRNYPLFTALLDELGVESQPTTMSFSVRDDARRFEYGGGSLNAIIAQRANLFRPRFWRMIAGFRRFATEAPRAIESGDEWTTLGAFLERECYPAPFRDHLIVPMAAAIWSTPDADILGLPLGFFVRFFSNHGMLSVRERPVWRTIVGGSRTYVARLTAPFQSRIRLHTPVHSVVRLRDGVRIRTATEEHSFDEVVFACHADQALRLLEDPTPAEREILGSLPYRPNEAILHTDQSLLPKCRRAWSAWNYIARHSNTPGVAVTYDMEILQRLGARRHPCVTLNSNGSVDPATIIDRHTFEHPAFDVASIKAQQRHAEISGVLHTHYCGAYWFNGFHEDGVRSGTRVADAIRASRNTFQATPQLASSL encoded by the coding sequence GTGAGGATCGCGATCATCGGCTCTGGCATCTCCGGCCTTGTTGTCGCCCATCGACTCCATCAGGAGCACGATCTCACGATCTACGAGTCCGCAGGGCACGTCGGAGGGCACACCCGAACACTCACCATCGACCACGAAGGTCGGGGAATCCCCGTCGATACCGGCTTCATCGTCTTCAACACACGAAACTACCCGCTCTTTACCGCGCTCCTCGACGAGCTCGGTGTAGAGTCGCAGCCGACCACCATGTCATTCAGTGTTCGAGACGATGCGCGTCGCTTTGAATACGGCGGCGGCTCTCTCAACGCCATCATCGCCCAACGCGCGAACCTGTTCCGCCCCCGCTTCTGGCGAATGATCGCCGGCTTCCGTCGCTTCGCCACCGAAGCCCCGCGCGCGATCGAATCAGGCGATGAATGGACAACGCTTGGCGCATTCCTTGAGCGCGAGTGCTATCCCGCGCCGTTCAGAGACCACCTCATCGTCCCGATGGCCGCCGCGATCTGGTCCACGCCGGATGCCGACATCCTCGGCCTCCCTCTTGGCTTCTTCGTCCGATTCTTCTCAAACCACGGCATGCTCTCCGTGCGAGAGCGTCCTGTTTGGCGAACGATCGTGGGTGGCAGCCGCACTTACGTCGCTCGCCTGACAGCCCCATTCCAGAGCCGCATCCGACTTCACACACCCGTCCATTCTGTTGTGCGTCTTCGCGATGGCGTCCGTATCCGGACCGCAACCGAAGAACACAGCTTCGATGAGGTCGTCTTCGCCTGCCACGCAGATCAGGCCCTCCGCTTGCTCGAGGATCCCACACCCGCCGAACGCGAAATCCTCGGCTCTCTTCCGTACCGCCCGAATGAAGCGATCCTCCACACCGATCAATCACTCCTGCCCAAGTGTCGCCGAGCGTGGAGCGCGTGGAACTACATCGCTCGCCATAGCAACACACCGGGCGTCGCGGTGACCTACGACATGGAGATCCTCCAGCGTCTTGGAGCACGCCGACACCCGTGCGTCACATTGAACAGCAACGGCTCTGTCGATCCCGCCACGATCATCGACCGCCACACCTTCGAGCACCCGGCATTCGACGTCGCATCAATCAAAGCCCAGCAGCGCCACGCCGAGATCTCGGGAGTGCTTCACACGCACTATTGCGGCGCATACTGGTTCAACGGATTCCACGAAGACGGCGTCCGGAGCGGCACCCGCGTCGCCGACGCTATCCGGGCCTCTCGCAACACCTTCCAAGCGACCCCTCAACTCGCAAGTTCGCTTTAG